The genomic window CGGGGCGAGGAGGCCGTGGTACGCGAGCCACGGCCGGCGTGGCGGGGGGACCAAGGCCGCGAGCCGCTCCGGCAACTCCTGCGGCTCCAACAGGAGCGCCGTGGAGCCGTCGTGCCAGGGGCGTCTGAAGTGGTAGAGCAGCTGCCCGCCGGTGCTGTCCGCCAACCGCTCGAGCGCCAGCGGCGGGCGCACCAGGGAGCGGACCAGGTGTTCGAGCCGATCCCGGCACCGCGCCGGCACGGCCACGTCCGCGTGCAGGCTGAACCCCTCGAGCCGGGCGGAGCGCCGCCCGGTCGCCGTCGCGGCGGCCGCCGACCGGAGGCGACGCACCAGGTCGCTGGTGGGTGTAAACCCCGCCGTAGTGAATATCATGGGGCGTCATCAGGCCAAGGGCGCCGTGACGATGCTCGAAGTTGTACCAAGGGAAGAACCGCTGGCCGAACGTCTCGGCATCCTCGTAGGATCCGAACCGCGCCGGGAAGTCCGGCCGGTACCGGAGACGGGAGCGGGGGGACCGGGCCGGGGAACGGCACCGAGAAATGTGGCTAGCACTTCCTACCTTCCGTCGAGAGCGTCGCGGTCCCGGTGGTTCCCTCCCTCACCCCTTCAGGCCGCTGACCCGGACCCCCTCGACGATCCGCCGGTTGGCCACCAGGAAGACGATCAGCAGCGGCAGGGCCGACAGCGTCGCCCCGGCCATGATCGGCCCGTACGACTCGGAGGCGTAGGCGCCGCGGAGGAACGACAGGGCGACCGGGAGCGGGAACATCTCGGCCTTGTTGACGGCGATGAGGGGCCAGAGGAAGTCGTTCCACGCGGACCGGAAGGCGAAGATCGCGAGCGCCGCCAGCACGGGCTGGGAGAGCGGCAGCACGATGCGCGAGAAGATCCGCCAGCTGTCGGCCCCGTCGATCCGCGCCGCGTCC from Candidatus Methylomirabilota bacterium includes these protein-coding regions:
- a CDS encoding transposase produces the protein MIFTTAGFTPTSDLVRRLRSAAAATATGRRSARLEGFSLHADVAVPARCRDRLEHLVRSLVRPPLALERLADSTGGQLLYHFRRPWHDGSTALLLEPQELPERLAALVPPPRRPWLAYHGLLAPRAEWRSASVVRPTRADTTPDDSGVAAGARSPR